GCTTTTTGAAACCCGGCTGGTCGGATTTGAAGAGCATTGGAGGGAGACTACACTGAGGGAGGTGAGTTATACCAATCTGGCTCCCGGAGAATATCGTTTTGAAGTGCGGGCCATCTCCCGAACGGGCAGTGTGGGTGATCATGCCACCGCAACGTTTGAATTGATCGTTCCTGCCCAATTTTACGAAACCGTTTGGTTCTACCTGATCATCGGTTCGGTGGTGGTCTGTTTATTGTATGGAGTTGTTCACTGGCGACTTCGGTACATGCGGCAAAGCCAGCTGCGGCTGGAGCGGATTGTGGAGGATCGCACGCGAGAGATTGAAGCCCGAAAACAGGAACTGGCGGAGAGCAATACGCGACTGCACGATCTGGTACAGCTGAACAAGGAGTTTATGGGCATTGCAGCGCACGATCTTCGCAACCCGACTGCCGCCGTGATTTCACTAGCGGAACTGCTGGAAGAGGAGCTGGTCGCCCGCGGAATTTCGGAACTTCGCGAATACAGCGAAGGTATCCGGATCAGTGCGAACAACATGTCGTTCCTGATCCGAAATCTTCTCGATGTCAACCGGCTCGATGAGGGCAAAGCGATTGCTCGACTGACTGCGGTGCACGTAGGGAAGGTCGTGCAGGAGGTGTTGGAGCAATCGCACGAGGCCGCAGAACGAAAGCGCATCCGCATGGATTGCGAAGAAGCGGATTTTGCGGATTTGCAGGTGATGGCTGATCGCGGTTTTCTGGCACAGGTTCTCGATAATTTTGTATCCAACGCGATCAAGTATTCCAATATGGGTTCGGTAGTGAAGATTGGTTGCCGGGTCCATGAGGATCAGTTGCGCGTTGAGGTGGTGGATGAGGGGCCGGGCCTCACTCGTGAGGATCAGGAGCGCTTGTTCGAAAAGTTTGCCCGCCTCTCTGCAAGGCCAACTGGTGGAGAAACCTCAAGCGGACTTGGCCTGTCGATTGCCAAGCGGTTGACAGAACTCATGAAAGGGCGGATCGGTTGTGATTCCGAACGTGGACGCGGTTCGGTGTTTTGGGTTGAATTGCCGCGTGCATAGAGCTTGGAAATCGCAGTTTTTATCAGCGATCCGTGTCACTTTGAGTATTAATTGAGATATAGTCTCAAATAATGACTTGACGAATCCAGGGTGGGTTTTTAGGCATCATCGTATATGAGACTGAATCGCAGTATCAAGAAGTTTGAATGTCGTATCGCTACACTGCTGGGTGTGATGTTGACGGGGTCGCTGTCGGCATCGGTGATCCCTCCACTTCCATTTTTGGATCTCGAACCCGTGCTCGTTATCGGGTCGCCAGCCGAAATTCAATACTTGGCAGGATCAGGGTATGTGCTCGACGACGTGACGCTCGAACAGTTTCAATACCAGGACATTCACCAGGTTCTTGCACGAGTGCCGGGAGTTTATGTGAGGCAGGAAGATGGGTTTGGGCTGTTTCCCAATATCAGTTTGCGCGGTTCAGATCCCGGTCGCAGCGGCAAGGTGACCTTGATGGAGGATTCGATTCCTATCGCACCCGCTCCCTATTCGGCACCCGCTGCTTATTTCTCGCCCACGTTGGGGAGAATGGCGAGTGTCGAAGTGCTCAAGGGGTCGAGTCAGGTTCGCTTTGGTCCTCATACTACTGGTGGGGTGATCAACTATCTTTCGACACCGATCCCCGCGCAGAATCAGACCCAGCTCACCGCAAGCTACGGAAGTTTTGGGCAAGTACGGTTGCATGGCACCACTGGCGGCATCGCTCTCCGTAGCGAGCACGCTTCGCTGCACTATCTGCTTGAGTTGCACCATGAGCAGGTGGACGGATTTAAAACGATCAGGCCTGCTGCAGGAGGAGCATATGCGGGTTCCGACGATACCGGATATGAGCGTACGGATGCGATGCTGAAAGTCGGATGGAAGCGGGGTTCGCATGAGCTGAACCTGAAGTTGGGGTATGTGGAGCTGGATTCGCGAGAATCCTATCTTGGACTCAATGATGTGGATTTTGCAAATGATCCCTATGAGCGTTATGCAGCCTCACGTTTTGATGAAATCAACGCCGATCACAAACGCATGCTCCTGACATACACCTGGAGTGTTTCCGAACGTTACCAGAGTGTGGTGAAGTTGTACAACAACCGCTTTCACCGCAATTGGTATAAGCTCGATCAGGTGAACGGACAGAGTCTTTCGACTTCCATGAGATTGGATTCGGATACCTATAAGGTGCTTGATGGTAGCAAAGAGGGAACGCTGAAAGTGAAGGCCAACAACCGCACTTACCGGAGCAACGGGATTCAGTGGTTGCACCAGCTGCAGTTGGATCTGGATCATCACACGCACATTCTCGAGGGAGGTCTTATCTTGCACAGTGATTCGATTCGACGCTATCAGCATGCCGATGTCTTTGCGCAGGAGGCGGATGGGTCAATCTCCGGGTTGATCGAAGTGCGGGGACCGGACAGGGAAGGGAACCGCAAACAAGTGAGCGATGTGACGACGTTTTATGTTGTGGATCGCATCCAGATCGGGAACTTGCGACTCGAGCCAGGATTGCGTTATGAGCAGATCGAATGGGAGTACTGGAGGGCTGATGGTCGACCGAGTCCGACCTTGCGCGAAGGGGACATGTCGATTTTTGCTCCTGGGGTAGGCATGAATTATGTGCTCTCGGAGGGATGGTCTCTCTTTGGTGGACTTCATCGTGGAGTGTCTCCGGTGTCTCCCTCAGGTGCTGCTTCAGGTCTGGAGGAAGAACGCAGTCAAAGCGTGGAATTTGGGATACGCGGCAACCAGCGCGATTGGGCTGTCGAACTGGTGGGCTTCCACACGGATTTTGAGAATCTGGTGACCTCGGAGAGCATCGCCAATGGAGGAAATGATGCCAACATTGGACAGGTGCGGGTCAGCGGACTGGAATGGATGCTTAGCCGGGAGTTGCTTGTGCAGAGCGATCAACGCCTCGTTGTGGAGCTGAGTGGCACCTATACCCGTGCGGAGATTGTGGATCCTACTGACGGTCAAAGCGATCCAGAGTCCATCTTTTTTGGTGCTTTTGATGGTAGCAGAATTCCTTACATCCCGGAATGGATGCTGCAGGCAGGTCTCCACTATTCCCATTCGCGTTGGTCTGCAGGAATCACTG
This window of the Puniceicoccaceae bacterium genome carries:
- a CDS encoding TonB-dependent receptor, translating into MRLNRSIKKFECRIATLLGVMLTGSLSASVIPPLPFLDLEPVLVIGSPAEIQYLAGSGYVLDDVTLEQFQYQDIHQVLARVPGVYVRQEDGFGLFPNISLRGSDPGRSGKVTLMEDSIPIAPAPYSAPAAYFSPTLGRMASVEVLKGSSQVRFGPHTTGGVINYLSTPIPAQNQTQLTASYGSFGQVRLHGTTGGIALRSEHASLHYLLELHHEQVDGFKTIRPAAGGAYAGSDDTGYERTDAMLKVGWKRGSHELNLKLGYVELDSRESYLGLNDVDFANDPYERYAASRFDEINADHKRMLLTYTWSVSERYQSVVKLYNNRFHRNWYKLDQVNGQSLSTSMRLDSDTYKVLDGSKEGTLKVKANNRTYRSNGIQWLHQLQLDLDHHTHILEGGLILHSDSIRRYQHADVFAQEADGSISGLIEVRGPDREGNRKQVSDVTTFYVVDRIQIGNLRLEPGLRYEQIEWEYWRADGRPSPTLREGDMSIFAPGVGMNYVLSEGWSLFGGLHRGVSPVSPSGAASGLEEERSQSVEFGIRGNQRDWAVELVGFHTDFENLVTSESIANGGNDANIGQVRVSGLEWMLSRELLVQSDQRLVVELSGTYTRAEIVDPTDGQSDPESIFFGAFDGSRIPYIPEWMLQAGLHYSHSRWSAGITAAYTGSVYGTADNRESDPDDIRVGRVGSRWVVDAQVNYQISEQWNAFLVARNVLDEVAIASRLPHGLRATLPRSLKVGLTLSL